In Magnetococcales bacterium, the following proteins share a genomic window:
- the cysC gene encoding adenylyl-sulfate kinase translates to MTEKSSNTVWHQETITRDHREKLNGHQSMILWFTGLSGSGKSTMIHAVEERLHQKGMRTFTLDGDNIRHGLCSDLGFSHHDRQENIRRIGEVAKLCVDGGLIVLAAFISPFRNDRQRVRNLVEPGDFVEVYCKCSLEVCESRDVKGLYRRARAGEIRDFTGISSPYEEPRQPEIILRTDKDTITVCADQVAEIVMKRAAIPGS, encoded by the coding sequence ATGACTGAAAAAAGCTCCAATACCGTCTGGCACCAAGAGACCATTACCCGGGATCACCGGGAAAAGTTAAATGGTCACCAATCCATGATTCTCTGGTTTACCGGCCTTTCGGGTTCCGGCAAATCCACCATGATTCATGCGGTAGAGGAGCGCCTGCACCAAAAAGGGATGCGCACTTTTACTCTGGATGGGGATAACATTCGCCACGGTCTCTGTTCAGATCTCGGTTTTTCCCACCACGACCGTCAGGAAAACATCCGCCGCATTGGTGAGGTGGCCAAGCTGTGTGTGGATGGGGGGCTGATCGTGCTGGCCGCCTTTATCTCCCCTTTCCGCAACGACCGGCAGCGGGTACGCAATCTGGTGGAACCCGGTGATTTTGTGGAGGTGTATTGCAAATGTTCCCTGGAGGTGTGCGAAAGCCGGGATGTGAAGGGGCTCTATCGCCGAGCCCGGGCTGGAGAGATTCGTGATTTTACCGGCATCTCCTCCCCCTATGAAGAGCCCCGCCAACCGGAAATCATCCTACGCACCGATAAGGACACCATCACAGTCTGTGCCGATCAAGTGGCAGAAATTGTGATGAAACGAGCGGCCATCCCCGGAAGCTGA